Proteins found in one Thermoanaerobacter uzonensis DSM 18761 genomic segment:
- the iadA gene encoding beta-aspartyl-peptidase, translating to MFLLLKGGEVYSPQTLGRKDILICNGKIIKIANEIKPIKEFGNVEIVDLQGFIVVPGFIDQHVHIVGGGGEGGPVTRTPEITLSDITKGGITTVVGLLGADGITRSMASLLAKARALEQEGITTYIYTGAYELPTRTLTGSVRSDLVLIDKVIGTGEIAISDHRSAQPTTEDLTKLAAEARVGALLGGKPGIVHLHVGDGIRGLSPLFEIVENTEIPITQFIPTHINRIGHLFEQGLKFIEMGGVIDLTSDIKPDAHTKTALTPKEAIKKIIENKLPIEKVTMSSDSNGSIPVFDENKQLVKVMVGSTQTLYRDLREVIVEGILPIEQAIKIITENVAKILNLYPNKGCIKEKSDGDIVVLDSNLNIHSVIAKGVFMIKDKKIVKRSMFEK from the coding sequence ATGTTTTTACTTTTAAAAGGAGGAGAAGTTTACTCTCCTCAGACTTTAGGTAGAAAAGATATTTTAATTTGCAATGGAAAAATAATAAAGATTGCTAATGAAATAAAACCCATTAAAGAATTTGGAAATGTAGAAATTGTAGATTTGCAGGGTTTTATCGTAGTTCCAGGTTTCATTGACCAGCACGTCCACATCGTAGGAGGCGGTGGAGAAGGGGGACCAGTCACAAGGACACCTGAAATAACTCTATCTGATATCACAAAAGGTGGAATAACTACAGTTGTAGGCCTCTTGGGGGCAGATGGAATAACCAGAAGCATGGCTTCTCTTCTTGCAAAAGCGAGGGCTTTAGAGCAGGAAGGCATAACTACCTACATATATACCGGTGCTTATGAACTTCCCACCCGCACTTTAACAGGAAGTGTAAGGTCTGATTTAGTTTTAATAGACAAAGTAATAGGTACTGGAGAAATTGCCATTTCAGATCACAGGTCTGCACAACCAACTACTGAAGATTTAACAAAACTTGCTGCAGAAGCAAGAGTTGGAGCACTTTTGGGTGGTAAACCTGGAATAGTTCACTTACACGTTGGAGATGGAATAAGAGGATTGTCCCCGTTATTTGAAATAGTGGAAAATACTGAAATACCTATTACGCAATTTATTCCTACTCATATAAACAGAATAGGACATTTATTTGAACAAGGATTGAAATTTATAGAAATGGGTGGCGTAATTGACCTTACTTCTGATATAAAGCCGGACGCCCACACAAAAACTGCTTTAACCCCTAAAGAAGCAATTAAAAAAATTATAGAAAATAAATTGCCAATAGAAAAGGTAACTATGAGTTCTGATAGCAATGGCAGCATTCCTGTATTTGATGAAAATAAGCAATTGGTAAAGGTTATGGTTGGAAGTACACAAACTTTATACCGCGATTTAAGAGAAGTTATAGTGGAAGGGATACTGCCAATAGAACAAGCAATTAAAATAATAACAGAAAATGTGGCAAAAATATTGAATTTATATCCAAACAAGGGATGTATCAAGGAAAAATCAGACGGGGATATAGTAGTATTAGATAGCAATTTAAATA